The following coding sequences lie in one Populus trichocarpa isolate Nisqually-1 chromosome 14, P.trichocarpa_v4.1, whole genome shotgun sequence genomic window:
- the LOC7496995 gene encoding WRKY transcription factor 22 — MEDIDWDLHAVVRGCTTSTSTTSTTTTTINSNSNSTASGYRSDYYPQYSCFSGFGSEQVGHLFSHPDPFETRNAIGELHELYKPFFPKSQQPIYSPQACTPLSSFSSFTSFTKEQPQQQQKQSQPKQSQTGSVTSSANSHTPRSKRRKNQLKKVCQVPAEALSSDVWAWRKYGQKPIKGSPYPRGYYRCSSSKGCLARKQVERNRSDPGMFIVTYTAEHNHPAPTHRNSLAGSTRQKTSTPQTGKANDSSKPSSPAKPTCSSPATSLEDELLARSTSNTELSREEKDITEDDDEDEIGGFSDIAVSDDFFAGLEEFVGPATGDYFPDHFPASFGQPWLANNAATAAESI; from the exons ATGGAGGATATTGATTGGGATCTTCATGCTGTGGTCCGAGGCTgcaccacctccacctccaccacttctaccaccaccaccaccatcaacagcaacagcaacagcactGCTAGTGGCTATAGATCAGATTATTATCCTCAATATTCTTGCTTTTCTGGTTTTGGAAGTGAGCAAGTTGGCCATCTTTTCTCTCATCCAGATCCCTTTGAAACAAGAAATGCTATTGGAGAATTGCATGAGCTTTACAAGCCATTCTTTCCCAAATCTCAGCAGCCCATTTATTCTCCACAAGCCTGCACAcccctctcttctttttcttcttttaccaGTTTTACCAAGGAACAGCcacagcaacaacaaaaacagtCACAGCCTAAGCAGTCTCAAACTGGTTCTGTGACTAGTAGTGCAAATTCTCATACACCTCGATCCAAAAGAAG AAAGAACCAGTTAAAGAAAGTATGCCAAGTTCCAGCTGAGGCTCTCTCTTCAGATGTGTGGGCATGGCGAAAATATGGGCAGAAGCCTATCAAAGGCTCTCCTTATCCAAG GGGCTATTACAGATGCAGCAGCTCAAAAGGGTGTTTGGCCCGGAAACAAGTGGAAAGAAACAGATCCGACCCAGGAATGTTCATAGTGACCTACACAGCAGAGCACAACCACCCTGCTCCTACTCACAGAAACTCTCTAGCAGGCAGCACCCGTCAGAAGACCTCAACACCTCAAACTGGCAAAGCTAATGATTCTAGCAAACCATCATCACCAGCCAAACCCACTTGCTCATCTCCAGCAACTTCTCTGGAAGATGAGCTATTAGCTCGAAGTACTTCAAACACGGAATTAAGCAGAGAAGAGAAAGATATAAcggaagatgatgatgaagatgagatTGGTGGGTTCTCAGATATAGCTGTTAGTGACGATTTCTTTGCGGGTTTAGAGGAGTTTGTTGGTCCTGCCACCGGAGATTACTTCCCTGATCATTTTCCAGCAAGTTTTGGTCAGCCCTGGCTTGCTAACAATGCTGCCACGGCAGCCGAAAGTATTTGA
- the LOC7459898 gene encoding pentatricopeptide repeat-containing protein At5g28460 produces MSTITVSASKHSNILRLLTSHTFLRRLSTEPPEPQPPPQPKTSNHNSIITEALQLLQIPGNEWNTTQLNQLLFTDSPPSSSSPRLFYQITRRLPSSSQALKFLNYLQNNSPSSPDTQSLLSYTFQAIFELAFCEPDSNANLSRLYKTSKELNIPLTVNAASFLLRASGRSELVEESLILFNDLDPSVKNTYLRNVWLSILLRSGRVKDALKVIDEMFESNDDSNCRPNDATGDILFSFLLKRERNEELLSEDEIVNLVLKFGEHGVLISSFWMGRLITRLCRNRKTNRGWDLFTEMIKLGAVLESAACNSLLTGLAREGNFNRMNELMEKMVEMDIQPNVVTFGILINHMCKFRRVDDALEVLEKMSGGKESGGISVSVEPDVVIYNTLIDGLCKVGRQQEGLGLMERMRSQKGCAPDTITYNCLIDGFCKAGEIEKGKELFDEMNKEGVAPNVVTVNTLVGGMCRTGRVSSAVNFFVEAQRRGMKGDAVTYTALINAFCNVNNFEKAMELFNEMLKSGCSPDAIVYYTLISGFSQAGRMADASFVLAELKKLGIRPDTVCYNTLIGGFCRTNKFHRVFEMLKEMEEAGLKPDTITYNTLIAYASKNGDLKFAQKVMRKMIKAGVVPTVATYGAVINAYCLNGNGNEAMEIFKDMKAASKVPPNTVIYNILINSLCKNNKVKSAVSLMEDMKIWGVTPNTTTYNAIFKGLRDEKDLEKVFEFMDRMIEHACNPDYITMEILTEWLSAVGEIERLKKFVAGCEVSSSTAQKASSRS; encoded by the coding sequence AAATGAATGGAACACCACTCAACTCAATCAACTCCTCTTCACCGACTCCCCTCCTTCCTCCTCTTCTCCTCGCCTTTTCTATCAAATCACCCGCCGCTTACCTTCCTCTTCTCAAGCCCTCAAGTTCCTCAATTACCTCCAAAATAACTCCCCTTCTTCACCAGACACCCAATCTCTACTCTCCTATACTTTCCAGGCCATTTTCGAGCTCGCTTTTTGTGAACCCGATTCAAATGCTAACCTATCCCGGCTTTACAAAACCTCGAAAGAGTTGAATATTCCTCTCACCGTCAATGCTGCGTCGTTTCTCCTTCGCGCCTCTGGAAGGAGTGAGTTGGTGGAGGAATCTCTCATTCTCTTCAATGATCTTGACCCATCTGTTAAAAACACCTATCTTCGTAATGTTTGGCTCAGTATTTTGTTGAGGTCCGGGCGTGTTAAAGATGCATTGAAGGTGATCGATGAAATGTTTGAGTCAAATGACGACTCTAATTGTCGTCCCAACGATGCTACAGGGGATATTCTGTTTTCGTTTTTgttgaagagagaaagaaatgaagaaCTTTTGAGTGAAGATGAGATTGTTAATCTGGTGTTGAAGTTCGGCGAGCATGGGGTTCTTATTAGTTCGTTTTGGATGGGTCGATTGATTACCAGGCTGTGTCGGAATCGGAAGACTAATAGAGGTTGGGATCTTTTTACTGAAATGATAAAACTAGGGGCTGTTTTGGAATCTGCTGCTTGCAATTCATTATTGACAGGATTAGCAAGAGAGGGCAATTTTAATAGAATGAATGAACTAATGGAAAAGATGGTGGAAATGGATATTCAGCCGAATGTTGTTACTTTTGGGATTCTTATTAATCATATGTGCAAGTTTAGGAGAGTCGATGATGCGTTGGAGGTTCTTGAAAAGATGAGTGGTGGTAAAGAGAGTGGTGGCATAAGTGTTTCGGTTGAACCGgatgttgttatttataatacGTTGATTGATGGACTTTGTAAAGTTGGAAGGCAACAAGAAGGATTGGGTTTGATGGAAAGAATGAGATCACAGAAGGGGTGCGCTCCTGATACCATTACATACAATTGCTTGATCGATGGGTTTTGTAAAGCTGGTGAGATAGAGAAGGGAAAGGAGCTGTTTGATGAGATGAATAAAGAGGGTGTTGCACCAAATGTCGTCACGGTTAATACTTTGGTTGGTGGCATGTGTAGAACTGGGAGAGTCAGTAGTGCAGTTAACTTCTTTGTTGAGGCGCAAAGGAGAGGTATGAAAGGTGATGCTGTTACGTATACAGCTTTGATCAATGCTTTCTGTAATGTGAACAATTTTGAGAAGGCAATGGAACTCTTCAATGAAATGTTGAAAAGTGGATGCTCTCCAGATGCAATTGTCTACTACACCTTGATCTCTGGTTTTAGCCAAGCTGGAAGGATGGCTGATGCCAGTTTTGtcttggcagagttgaaaaagctTGGGATCCGCCCTGATACAGTGTGCTATAATACTTTGATTGGTGGGTTTTGTAGGACGAACAAGTTTCATAGAGTTTTTGAGATGCTCAAGGAAATGGAGGAAGCTGGATTGAAACCCGATACTATCACATATAACACTTTGATTGCTTATGCCAGCAAAAATGGGGATTTAAAGTTTGCTCAGAAAGTGATGAGAAAGATGATCAAGGCCGGTGTGGTGCCCACTGTTGCTACATATGGTGCTGTAATAAATGCATATTGCttaaatggaaatggaaatgaagCCATGGAGATTTTCAAAGACATGAAAGCTGCATCGAAGGTTCCACCAAACACTGTGATATACAACATCCTAATCAACTCTTTGTGCAAGAATAATAAAGTGAAATCTGCTGTTTCCTTGATGGAAGATATGAAAATTTGGGGGGTGACGCCAAATACCACCACATACAATGCTATATTCAAAGGCCTTAGAGACGAGAAAGATTTGGAAAAAGTCTTTGAATTCATGGATAGAATGATCGAGCATGCTTGTAATCCTGATTATATAACCATGGAGATCCTCACAGAGTGGCTCTCTGCAGTTGGTGAAATAGAGAGGTTGAAAAAATTTGTTGCGGGATGTGAGGTTTCTAGTTCCACTGCACAAAAGGCTTCTTCTAGGTCGTGA